The genomic window CAACCCATAGCAAGAGCAAGAGTTCAACAAAAATATCAATGGTTATGGATATATAGATTTATACATCCAGAATCGGCAGAAACCTACTGGTGGCTACTACCGAAAGTAAATGCCAAGATATTTAGTTTGGTATTAGTGGATGTAACAAAAGAGTTTGATTTGAGTGAAAACAAAAGAATGCTTTTTGTATTACATAAAGCAAATTGGCATTAAGCAAATGAATTATATCAGGTTCGCTTAAACAGTTATAATTAAATATCTGCTGAAAAGTCAAAATACAGACTTTGTTTTATAAGTGATTATCCGAACTTGATATTACACGGGAAGACTGTGCTGTTACCTTTTCATTAGCAATGGGCTTAATAGCACGACAAGCAGAGGGAAATAAGGATGCGCCCGTCGCCAAAGTAGCTAATTTGAGGACTTGTCTGCTTTAATCTGTAGTAGCAGAGATTTTTAGATGGAACTTCGGTAAAATGTATATTGAGAAAAAAATTATTAAAAAATTGTTATGACTACTTATTATTATCTTGTCGCCAGTGAGCAGTTTTTAACCAGTGATAATGAAAATCTTCACGAGATTTTAGAAGAAAAAGAAAGAGACTACAAAGAAAAAAATAAAGAAATTGATTTTTGGTTTATTAAACAACCAGCCTTTTTAGAAGCGCCCGAATTAGCGGAAGTAAAAAATAAATGTCCACAACCAGCGGCGGCGGTAGTCTCTGTTAACCAACAGTGGATTACTTTTCTTAAATTACGTCTGGAATATGTGATTACTGGGCAATTTGAAGCGCCCTCCGCCTCTATTCCTAACCCTCTCGTTTCTTTAGTTTCTGCTTAGAAAGGGTGAAAGGGTGAAAGGGAGAAAGGGTGAAAGGGAGAAAGGGTGAAAGGGAGAAAGGGTGAAGGGGTGAAAGGGTGAAGGGGTGAAGGGGTGAAAGGGAGAAGAGGAGACAGGGGGATTATAATTCATAATTCATAATTCATAATTCATAATTCATAATTCATAATTCATCATTCATCATTCATAATTCATCATTCAATGTTAGATACCTTACGCCCTCTTTACCCTTTATTTTTCGCATCTTTGGGCAAAAATCCAGAAACAGCGCACGTCACCAGTTTAAAAATACTAGGGCAAATTGAACAAAATCGCCATCAATTTTGGGCTAATACCACCATTAGCGCCCTCCAAAAAACGTTTCAATATCATAGTGATTGCCTATCACAAACATTATGGAGTTTACAATTTGAGCATCCCTTGGGTTTAGCACCGGGATTCGATAAAAACGGTATGGGCGCTGGAATTTGGGCTAGTTTTGGCTTCAGTTTTGCGGAGTTGGGTGCTGTCACTCTCCATGCCCAAGATGGCAACCCTCAACCCCGAATGTTTCGCTTACAAGCTGATGGCGCTTTGTTAAATCGCATGGGCGCTAATAATGAAGGGGCGCACTCCATCGCCCAACGACTTCAAGCCACTTGGCAACGTCACCCCCGTAACATTCCTATCGGTATCAACCTCTGCAAATCTAAAATTACTCCCCTTGGTGAAGCAGACCGAGATTACGTTGGTAGTTTTAATGCACTACGTCCCCATGCTGATTATTTTGTGATCAATGTTAGCTCTCCTAATACTGCCGGCTTACGAGATTTGCAAAGTACCCAGCAGTTAAAACCCATTCTGAGGGCGCTGGAAAGCGAAAATAAAGGGGATAAACCAATTTTGATCAAAATAGCCCCCGACCTTACTTATGATGATATTAAGGCTATTTTAGACCTAGCTATGGCTCATAATTTAGCGGGTATCGTAGCTACTAATACCACCATCAGTCGAGAGAATTTAACCACCAAAATTCTTCCAGCCACAGGCAAAGCCATTACGGAAGAAAACGGCGGTATCAGTGGTTTACCCCTCAAACAACGTTCTACGGAAATTATTAAATTCATTTATCAGCAAACTAACGGCAAGTTACCCATTATCGGTGTGGGAGGAATTTTCAACGCTGAAGATGCTTGGGAAAAAATTACTGCTGGTGCTTCCCTTTTACAATTTTATAGCGGTTGGGTATATGAAGGTCCTTGGTCTGTTAAAGATATTTTGCAAGGTGTAGAGGCTAAGGTGGAGGGCGCTGGATTTACTAATATTCAACAAGCCATCGGCACTACTGATAATGGATAATGGACAATGGACAATGAGTAATTAACTTAGAGGATTTTATTTTAGTATAGACTATCGCAAACAATGTGCGATATTTGCAAGGCGCACAGTAAAGCAAATGATTTATTTCTGATAATATCTTCCTTTCTTAGTCTGCGAGGCTCTCAATTATTCATTATTCATTATTCATTATTCATTGTTCATCAAACCTTGACATGACATAGCTATGATACAGAATCATGATCCGCAATCAAGGTATAATTTGATGTTGCCTATAAGTAATCATTATGGTAATAAAACCAATAAGTTTACCAATCTTAGAGAGAAAGAATTTTTATGAGTGATAATATTCGTATTTTAATGTGCGCTCCAGATCATTACGATGTTGATTATGTGATTAATCCATGGATGGAAGGAAATATCCATAAATCTAGTCAAGAAAAAGCCGTAGAACAGTGGCAAAATTTACACCATATCATTAAAGAATATGCCGTGGTGGACTTAGTGAAACCAGAAAAAGGCGTTCCCGATATGGTGTTTACAGCTAATGCTGGTTTAGTCTTAGGGGATAATGTGGTGTTAAGTCGTTTTTATCACCCCGAAAGACAGGGAGAAGAGCCTTATTTTAAGGCTTGGTTTGAGCAAAATGGCTTTACTGTTTATGAATTGCCCAAAGATTTACCGTTTGAGGGCGCTGGGGATGCGTTATTTGATCGGGAAGGGCGCTGGTTATGGGCTGGTTATGGTTTCCGTTCAGAATTAGATTCTCACCCTTATATCGCCCGTTGGTTAGATACAGAGGTATTATCTTTGCGGTTAATTGATAACCGTTTTTATCACCTTGATACTTGTTTTTGTCCTCTCAGTGGTGGTTATTTACTCTATTATCCTGAAGCCTTTGATAGTTATTCTAACCATTTGATCGAGATGCGCGTTCCTGAAGATAAGCGCATCGTAGTTGATGAACCTAATGCGGTCAATTTTGCTTGTAATGCCGTCAACATCAATGATGTGGTCATTATGAATAAAATTACCGAAGATTTAGAGCGCCGTATTACCGAAAAAGGTTTTAAAGTGGTGCAAACTTCTTTGACGGAATTTCTCAAGGCGGGGGGCGCTGCTAAATGTCTTACGCTAAGGGTTACAGAGCCTATTGTAGAGGATGTTCACGCTAATGTATTGGTACAAAGTCGAGTCATTAAAATGGAAGGACATTTACTCGATACTGGTATGATGAATCGTGCTTTAGATTTAATTGTCCATGAGGGTGGTAGTTTCAAGGTGCTTAATTTTAATTTAGGTATTGAAAGACAAAGCCCTTCTTGTGCTGAGGTGAGAATTTCAGCGCCCTCCGCCGAGGTTATGGAAGACATCATCACTCAATTAATTGATCTCGGTGCAGTTTCTACCCCTGATGAAGAATCTGACGCTAATTTAGTTACTGTCGTTAAAGCTGGGGTGTCTCCCGATGATTTCTACGTCACCACCATTTACCCCACTGAGGTCAGGGTTAACGGGCGCTGGGAAAAAGTCTTTAATCAAAGAATGGATGGAGCTATTGTCGTAACACAAATGGAAAAAGGTGTTACTGCCACTTGTAAACTATTAAGAGATTTAGAAGTAGGTGAACAAGTAGTTATTGGGGTGGAAGGTATCCGCACGGTGCGCGCTACCCAAGCTAGGGATAAGCGTAATCAAACTCAAGAGTTTAGCTTTATGAGTGGTGGGGTATCCAGTGAAAGGCGCGTGGAATTATTAGTCGAACAAATTGCTTGGGAAATGCGCCACATTCGAGATCAAGGGGGCAAAGTGGCGGTGGTAGCCGGTCCTGTGGTCATTCATACCGGTGGCTCTGTGCATCTCGCTCGTCTCATTGAGGAAGGTTATGTACAATGCCTTTTAGGGGGCAATGCCATCGCAGTTCATGATATGGAACAAGCCGTTATGGGTACTTCCTTGGGTGTGGATATGCGCAAAGGTATGCCTGTGAGTGGTGGTCATCGTCATCACCTCAAAGTGATTAATATGGTGAGGGGCGCTGGTAGTATCGCTAATGCCGTTGAACAGGGTTTAATTACTAAAGGGGTAATGTATCAATGCGTGAAAAATAATATCCCCTTTGCCCTCGCTGGTTCAATCCGTGATGATGGTCCTCTTCCTGATACTGAAATGGATTTAATTAAAGCTCAAACCGAATACGCTCGATTGATTAAGGGCGCTAACATGATTTTGATGCTTTCTAGTATGTTACATTCCATCGGTGTCGGTAATATGACTCCTGCTGGTGTGAAATTAGTCTGTGTGGATATTAACCCTGCCGTTGTCACTAAATTAAGTGATCGTGGTTCAGTGGAATCCGTGGGCATCGTCACCGATGTGGGTTTATTCCTCAGTTTGTTAGTACAGCAGTTGGACAAGTTAACCAATCGTTATCAAATGGCTGAAACTGTCTAGTACGATTTGAGGGAAAGGTGGAATCGTGAGGGTAATGGACAATTATGCACTTAAAACAACAAGCGCCCTCCGTCCTATCTTACAATCATAATACTAGCGCCCTTCACCGCCGTGCAATAAATTTCACGGCTACCATGATGCCGTTTAATAAATTAAACTCTTTTATTTATTCTTCTCAAGTCCCCCTTTTTAAGCAGGGCGTTTTCATTCTCAAAAATGTTAGTTTCTCAAACTAGCCAATAATCTGAAATTCAGAGGTTTTTAACTACTAATAAATCAATTAATAGTAAAAAATCCTCCTGTCTCCCTGAATCTCCCCCCTTTTTAAGGGGGGTTGGGGGGGATCATCCTTATATTGTCTTCTTGTCAAAAACAAATCAATTTTGATCCTGACTTTGAAAATCCCCTGCTTTTTAAGGGGGATTTAGGGGGATCATATATGGCACGGCGCAATCGTCTTGTGCCTAATTTTCGTAATAATTGCTATATTTTCTAAATTCTACATTCTAAATTTTATCTTCCCTTTGCCCTTTGCCCTTGTCCCTTTCAATCTTTTCTTCATCAAAAATTGACATACTTAAGTATAGCGCCCTTCACCGTAAAAATTTAACTTGTAATTAGTATTTGACAATCGAAATAGTGTCACTATTAGCTGATTATTTTTTGCTCATAAATTTAAACTAATAATAACTACAAAATTAATTAAAAATATGAGCATTAACACCATAGAAAAATCAACTGTTGACCATGTCCCCATTATCTCCCAAATTTCCCCTTGGCTAAGTTCCATAGTATATAATCTTGGTGCAAAATTAATATTACCTTTCTATTTCAAAAATATTATCATCACAGGACAGGAACATATACCGAGGTCAGGTGCTGTCATCGTAGCGCCCACCCACCGCGCTCGTTGGGATGCCCTCATCGTGCCTTATGCGGTGGGTAGGTTAAGCAGTGGTAGGGATTTACATTTTATGGTCTCAGCCAACGAAATGAAGGGTTTACAGGGCTGGTATATTCGCAAAATGGGGGGGTTTCCCGTGAATACCGAGCGCCCTCAGCCCCATACCTTAAACCATAGTTTTGAATTATTGAGTAACGGGGAAATGGTGGTAATTTTCCCAGAAGGTGGCATATTTCGAGGGGCGCCGGTGCAACCACTCAAGCGTGGAGTGGCAAAAATCGCCCTTGATGTGGCACAAGCTAAAGCTGATTTGCCCATCACCATTTTACCTGTGAGCGTCAAATATAGTGAGGATTTTCCTCGCCGTGGTTGTAGCGTGACGGTAACCATTGGACAAGGGTTAAATGTTGCCAATTATCGTGATGATTCCCCCCGTAAAAGTAGTTTTAAATTGACTGAAGATTTAGAAAATGCCCTCAAAAATATTCATGAAATTTAACCATATTTAAGTATATAAAAGTTTAAGATAAAATCTATTGACAAATTTCTGACACTCAGTTAGGATTAGTGGATAAATAATGGAATTTATAATTCTAAGGAATATTATGAAAAAATCTACTCTTTCTACCCTTCTGGTAAGTGGCTTAATTGCCCCTACTGCCATGATAGGGTTAACGGCGACGGGCGCTGGGGCAGCTGCTCTAATCACGATTGATAACTTTACAAATCCAACTGCTCCTTCTCCATTAACTTCTAATGGTTCTCTTGTAACCTCTCCTCAAACTGGATTAAGTGGTGTTTTTGGTGGGGATAGAACTTCTGGTGTTGATAAGGGAACTGGTGGTCTTGCAGACGCAACCTTACAGATTTTCTCAGGAGGTGGACTTGCTTTTACTCAATCACCTACGACTGCAGGGTCTGTTTTTGGTCTAAATTATACGAATACTACTGGACTCAATCTTGATGGATTCGACTCTGTGGAATTTAACATTACCGATCTTACCCCTAATGTCGATTTTGGTTTAAACATCAACGGTGTAACTCAAACTCAAACCGCAACTGCTACTGGTTTATTCAGTTTTGATTTGACATCTTTCTCTAACTATAGCTCATTTTCTAACATTACTCAGTTAGTTCTCGGTGCTACTGGTAGTCCGGGATTCAGAGTAGAAATTACTGGAGCATTAGCAGCGGTTGACGTACCTGAACCCAGCGCCCTCGGCGGTTTATTAGTATTTGGTTTATTGGGCTTTGCCACTGCCAAAAAGAGAAGCAATAAAAGCGAAGAAAACTAGAACAAATCAACTATCATCTTGTGGATATAAAATTTGGAAACGTTATCTGATTTCTTATCGGATAGCGTTTTTATTTTTTAAAGAATAATAGAACTTTCGTATTTAAGTCCCCCTTTTTAAGGGGGATTTAGGGGGATCATCTTGTATTTCATGGTCACAATAACTGCTATAGTCTAAAATTCAGAGGTTTTTAACCATTAATCAATTATTATCAAATATTACTCCCTTCTCCTGCGGGAGAGGGGTTGGGGTGAGGGCAGAGGATTATAATGAAGATAGAATCTTCAATGCCAATTAATTATATTTCAAAAAATAAACACCAATTAAAAGAAAAATAAAATTAGGAATCCATGCCGACATAGTAGGAGTTAACATCCCCACTAAACCAAAACCACCCACAATAAAACTGATCAAATAATAACCAAAAACAAGAATAACAGTAATGCCAAAACTTGTCCCTTTATTATTAGTAAAACCAGCGCCCATCACCGCCCCAGTAAAACCAAAAATAAGACAAACAAAAGGAAAAGAAACCTTTTGGGCAGTGCGCACCTCAAACATTAATAAATCCTTCTCATTACCCAGCGCCCGTAACAACTCGATATATTGTAGAGACTGCTTAATATTCATCTCAAAAGGGTCTCGACTTTGAGAGGCTAAATCTAAAGGAGTTTTTGGTAAATTAATCTTTTTAGTATTAAAAAAATTACTGGTGATTTGGGCAATATTACTTTTAATTTGATAAATTGCTCCATTAGAAAAATGCCATTTCTCCACTTGACTATCCCATGCCCCAACCTCTGATACTGTAATAGTTTCTAATTGATGATTCTCTGTTTCAATGACCGTAATATTTTGCATTTCTCGCCCATTGAATTGTTGTGCATAAAAAATACTTTTTAACTCTCTTTTAATCTCGCCATTTTCTTGCTTAACCTCTTCATATTGAGGATAAAAAATATCTTGCTTTAACATAAAATTTCTAGTTTCATTCAACTTCTCAACCAAAATACTCGTAGCGCGAAAATTAGCTTGAGGCACAATTAATTCGTTAAAACCAAAAGTAATCAAAGTAATAACTAAACTAAAAGCAATAGCAGGAGAAATGAGACGAAATAAACCAACGCCACAACTTTGTAAAGCAATTAATTCACTATCTTTACTGAGACGACTATAACTAATTAAAGCAGTTAATAACACCGAAAAAGGCAAAGCATAAGCCATATATTCAGGAATTTTTAGTAAAAAAATTTCCACCGCCGACATTAACGGTAAATTTGATTGAGTAACTTTATTCCCTAAGTCAGAAATCGTCCCAATGGCTACCCCTAAAGCAGAAAACATCGCCACACTAAATAAAAAAGGAGTGACTAACTCCCTGATAATGTAACGATCCATGATTGATAATTTAAAGGGACTCATTGACGATAAAGTTATGGAAAATTAGGTAATCAGTTGATCTTAACACTATCTGATTTAACCTACAATTAAGTGTGTTAAATGAACTTTGTTATTGAACTATGCCAAAACTTATTTTATTAGATGCGGTAGGAACTATTTTTGGAATCAAAAATAATGTCGGTTTTGCTTATGCCGAAATTGCCCAAAAATACGGAGTTAACGGTGATGCAGACATCCTCAACACTGCTTTTTACGATAGTTTTAAAAGCGCCCCTCCCCTTGCCTTTAGTCCACAGGAAAACCCATCCATACTACAGCAATTAGAATATGATTGGTGGCAAAATATTGCCTATGAAACCTTTGAGCAGGTTAATTTAATTAGTGAATTTAACAACTTTGAAGAATTTTTTAAAGAACTTTACGATTATTTTAGCACCGCAGAACCTTGGTTTATTTATGATGATGTCATCCCCGCTTTAAATTATTGGCGAGATAATAACATTGACTTAGGCATTGTTTCTAACTTTGACAGTCGCATTTATCAAGTATTGGATAATTTACAATTAAGTCAATATTTTTCAACTGTCACCATCTCATCACAAACAGGAGTAGCAAAACCAGAAGCACAAATTTTTTTAACAGCTTTAAAACAAAATAACTGTAGTCCTGATGAGGTTTGGTATATAGGGGATAGTGCCAAAGAAGATTATTGGGGCGCTAGAAATGTTGGCATCAAATCTTTTTGGTTGAAGCGCCATTAATCTAAATTCTCAGTTACAATGATGATTATGAAAAAGAGTTGGTGAGGTAGTTGCAAGTTAAGATTTTCCTGTGACCTTAACTTGAGGAAAGTCCGGGCTTCCAAAAGATCAAACTTGCTGGGTAACCCCCAGTGCGCGTGAGCGTGAGGATAGTGCCACAGAAAAATACCGCCTAATCTTTGGTTAGGTAAGGGTGCAAAGGTGCGGTAAGGGCGCACCAGCAGTGTCGAGAGGCGCTGGCTCGGTAAACCCCGGTGGGAAGCAAGGTCGAAGGAATGACGGTTGATCTTTTACCGATTCCGCTTCTGGTGTACCGCTTGAGGTGTTTGGTAACAAACATCCTAGATAGATAACTGCCCCTTGATTTTATCAAGGAACAGAACCCGGCTTACGTCCAACTCTTTTTTTATGTCTTTTTGGTAGATTTAACTATTTGGCTAAAGTCTTTAATTCATAAGCATTTCACCGGAAACCTGACACCTCCCCTCACCACAATACTTTTTCAGCAACCCCTAATTAGTAAAATTAACGTCAGGAGGTAAATTTATCCCTTGTGCTGCTTGAAAAGCAAGACGATCACATCTTTCGTTTTCCACATTTCCCGCATGACCTTTCACCCAAATAAAGTTTACTTGGTGAAGTTCACATAATGCTAGTAAATCTGCCCAAAGATCGGGATTTTTGGCTTTTTCCTTTTTATTGCGTTGCCAATTATTTTGTCGCCAGGCGCGCGCCCATCCCTTGGTTATAGCGTTAACTACATATTGAGAATCAGTATAAACATTAGCCTGACAAGGTTTTTTGAGCGCCCTCAACCCTTCAATTACTGCATAAATTTCCATACGATTATTGGTAGTTCGACTAAATCCTCCTGATAACTCTTTGCGGTGATTACCATGAAGTAATACCACACCATAACCCCCCGGACCGGGGTTATTTAAACAAGAGCCATCAGTATAAATTTCTACGAGGTTTGATTCTTTAGTCATGGGGAAATAATTTTTGGATTTGGGTATTGCAAAAGGTCGTAATATTTTTCTCGTAATTAGAGGCTATGGCTAAACATATCCCCCCAAAAATATAACCGGGTATGGGGATAATAAAATTTTTTAGCCACAGAAAAAATTGAGCCACCGCAAACAGAAGGAAAAATAAGGTTAGCCAAACTTTCATTATATTAAACAGTTTTTAAAGGTCTGCTCAATTTTAGCGGATACCGAGACGATATACTGCAAATAAAGTACCTTGAATTTCCACCGCGCTGAGGGGAACTTTAATGGGCTCATAATTGGAATTAGAAGCCTTTAAGGTTACTTCTTCTCCATTAAAATAAATTCTTTTTAAAGTTGTACCATGACCTTCTACTCGGGCTGCTACAATTTGCCCTTCATTTGCCACTGCCGTGGATTTCATAATCACATAATCCCCTTCCGTGATTAAGTCTTCAATCATACTATCTCCTACTACCTTGAGAGCAAAACAATTGGGTTGCATGAGGGTGGCGGAAATATCTAATTTTTCTGTTTCATCGGTAAAAGGTTCAACTAATCCTCCGGCGGTAATCGTGCCGAAAATAGGTAAACCTTTTTGCTTTCTTAATACTTGTATTGTTCTTGCTTGTCCTTCGAGCCAGTCGATGTAGCCTTTTGTTTTTATCCTTTCTAGGCGACTTTGGATGGGCGCTGGAGAACGTAAATTCATAGCGATCATCATTTCTCTAATGGAAGGAGAGTATTTATTGATATTGATATATTCTACAATCCAATCGTATAATTCTTGTTGTGCAGGGGTTAAACGTTCCATTTTTCTTTGATTACTACTTTTTTCCATAGACTTTATTTTAGTCTATTTTCAGAACAGCAGTACTAAAATAAATTGATAATTGATAATGGAAGGAATGTAGAATGCAGAATGCAGAAGGAATTATTTTCTAAATTCTAAATTCTAAATTTTATCTTCCCTTTCTCCCTTTCCACTGGCAATATTGGCAATTTTAAAAATCATCTGTTACTATTAAGATTCGTTAATTTAAGCAGAATGAGGTGAAAGCCAATGAAGCAAAAAACAGCAACTCAACTAATTATCTCCTTGCTGGTGGGCGCTATAGGAGTCATTACTTGGGATACTGGGGTGTTGGCACAACAAAAGATAGCCAAGCTCAATTTTCAGCAAAAACAAGAATTATATAACCTTATCACTCAGGGCAGAAAATATTTAGAGCAAGGGGATTTAACCAGCGCCCTTCGCCTTTACCAAAAAGCGTCACAAATTGATCAAGACAATGCTCGTATCTTTTCAGGAATCGGCTATGTCTATGCTAGTAATGGGGATTATACGGCATCTGCCGAAGCCTATCAAAAAGCCATTCAACTTGACCCTCAAAACCCTATTTTTTATGGGGCATTGGGCTATAGTTTAGCCCAAGCAGGGCAAGATGATCGTGCTATTGATGCCTACATTCAAGCTGTTACCCTACAGCCCAAAAGTGCTGAATATCACCTCGCTTTGGGAGTGCTGTTATTGAGAAATGGCTACTATGAACAAGTACAACAACAGTACAATAAAGTAGTTGAAATAACTGGCAGTAATATTGTTGCTTACGATATGATGGCAACCGCCCTTTATCAACAGGGTGATGTGGAGGGCGCTATTAAAATTATGC from Cyanobacterium sp. T60_A2020_053 includes these protein-coding regions:
- a CDS encoding PEP-CTERM sorting domain-containing protein (PEP-CTERM proteins occur, often in large numbers, in the proteomes of bacteria that also encode an exosortase, a predicted intramembrane cysteine proteinase. The presence of a PEP-CTERM domain at a protein's C-terminus predicts cleavage within the sorting domain, followed by covalent anchoring to some some component of the (usually Gram-negative) cell surface. Many PEP-CTERM proteins exhibit an unusual sequence composition that includes large numbers of potential glycosylation sites. Expression of one such protein has been shown restore the ability of a bacterium to form floc, a type of biofilm.) is translated as MKKSTLSTLLVSGLIAPTAMIGLTATGAGAAALITIDNFTNPTAPSPLTSNGSLVTSPQTGLSGVFGGDRTSGVDKGTGGLADATLQIFSGGGLAFTQSPTTAGSVFGLNYTNTTGLNLDGFDSVEFNITDLTPNVDFGLNINGVTQTQTATATGLFSFDLTSFSNYSSFSNITQLVLGATGSPGFRVEITGALAAVDVPEPSALGGLLVFGLLGFATAKKRSNKSEEN
- a CDS encoding DUF2488 family protein encodes the protein MTTYYYLVASEQFLTSDNENLHEILEEKERDYKEKNKEIDFWFIKQPAFLEAPELAEVKNKCPQPAAAVVSVNQQWITFLKLRLEYVITGQFEAPSASIPNPLVSLVSA
- a CDS encoding LptF/LptG family permease; the protein is MSPFKLSIMDRYIIRELVTPFLFSVAMFSALGVAIGTISDLGNKVTQSNLPLMSAVEIFLLKIPEYMAYALPFSVLLTALISYSRLSKDSELIALQSCGVGLFRLISPAIAFSLVITLITFGFNELIVPQANFRATSILVEKLNETRNFMLKQDIFYPQYEEVKQENGEIKRELKSIFYAQQFNGREMQNITVIETENHQLETITVSEVGAWDSQVEKWHFSNGAIYQIKSNIAQITSNFFNTKKINLPKTPLDLASQSRDPFEMNIKQSLQYIELLRALGNEKDLLMFEVRTAQKVSFPFVCLIFGFTGAVMGAGFTNNKGTSFGITVILVFGYYLISFIVGGFGLVGMLTPTMSAWIPNFIFLLIGVYFLKYN
- a CDS encoding quinone-dependent dihydroorotate dehydrogenase, producing the protein MLDTLRPLYPLFFASLGKNPETAHVTSLKILGQIEQNRHQFWANTTISALQKTFQYHSDCLSQTLWSLQFEHPLGLAPGFDKNGMGAGIWASFGFSFAELGAVTLHAQDGNPQPRMFRLQADGALLNRMGANNEGAHSIAQRLQATWQRHPRNIPIGINLCKSKITPLGEADRDYVGSFNALRPHADYFVINVSSPNTAGLRDLQSTQQLKPILRALESENKGDKPILIKIAPDLTYDDIKAILDLAMAHNLAGIVATNTTISRENLTTKILPATGKAITEENGGISGLPLKQRSTEIIKFIYQQTNGKLPIIGVGGIFNAEDAWEKITAGASLLQFYSGWVYEGPWSVKDILQGVEAKVEGAGFTNIQQAIGTTDNG
- a CDS encoding TIGR00300 family protein; translation: MSDNIRILMCAPDHYDVDYVINPWMEGNIHKSSQEKAVEQWQNLHHIIKEYAVVDLVKPEKGVPDMVFTANAGLVLGDNVVLSRFYHPERQGEEPYFKAWFEQNGFTVYELPKDLPFEGAGDALFDREGRWLWAGYGFRSELDSHPYIARWLDTEVLSLRLIDNRFYHLDTCFCPLSGGYLLYYPEAFDSYSNHLIEMRVPEDKRIVVDEPNAVNFACNAVNINDVVIMNKITEDLERRITEKGFKVVQTSLTEFLKAGGAAKCLTLRVTEPIVEDVHANVLVQSRVIKMEGHLLDTGMMNRALDLIVHEGGSFKVLNFNLGIERQSPSCAEVRISAPSAEVMEDIITQLIDLGAVSTPDEESDANLVTVVKAGVSPDDFYVTTIYPTEVRVNGRWEKVFNQRMDGAIVVTQMEKGVTATCKLLRDLEVGEQVVIGVEGIRTVRATQARDKRNQTQEFSFMSGGVSSERRVELLVEQIAWEMRHIRDQGGKVAVVAGPVVIHTGGSVHLARLIEEGYVQCLLGGNAIAVHDMEQAVMGTSLGVDMRKGMPVSGGHRHHLKVINMVRGAGSIANAVEQGLITKGVMYQCVKNNIPFALAGSIRDDGPLPDTEMDLIKAQTEYARLIKGANMILMLSSMLHSIGVGNMTPAGVKLVCVDINPAVVTKLSDRGSVESVGIVTDVGLFLSLLVQQLDKLTNRYQMAETV
- a CDS encoding 1-acyl-sn-glycerol-3-phosphate acyltransferase translates to MSINTIEKSTVDHVPIISQISPWLSSIVYNLGAKLILPFYFKNIIITGQEHIPRSGAVIVAPTHRARWDALIVPYAVGRLSSGRDLHFMVSANEMKGLQGWYIRKMGGFPVNTERPQPHTLNHSFELLSNGEMVVIFPEGGIFRGAPVQPLKRGVAKIALDVAQAKADLPITILPVSVKYSEDFPRRGCSVTVTIGQGLNVANYRDDSPRKSSFKLTEDLENALKNIHEI
- a CDS encoding HAD-IA family hydrolase, with product MPKLILLDAVGTIFGIKNNVGFAYAEIAQKYGVNGDADILNTAFYDSFKSAPPLAFSPQENPSILQQLEYDWWQNIAYETFEQVNLISEFNNFEEFFKELYDYFSTAEPWFIYDDVIPALNYWRDNNIDLGIVSNFDSRIYQVLDNLQLSQYFSTVTISSQTGVAKPEAQIFLTALKQNNCSPDEVWYIGDSAKEDYWGARNVGIKSFWLKRH
- the rnhA gene encoding ribonuclease HI: MTKESNLVEIYTDGSCLNNPGPGGYGVVLLHGNHRKELSGGFSRTTNNRMEIYAVIEGLRALKKPCQANVYTDSQYVVNAITKGWARAWRQNNWQRNKKEKAKNPDLWADLLALCELHQVNFIWVKGHAGNVENERCDRLAFQAAQGINLPPDVNFTN
- a CDS encoding tetratricopeptide repeat protein, whose product is MKQKTATQLIISLLVGAIGVITWDTGVLAQQKIAKLNFQQKQELYNLITQGRKYLEQGDLTSALRLYQKASQIDQDNARIFSGIGYVYASNGDYTASAEAYQKAIQLDPQNPIFYGALGYSLAQAGQDDRAIDAYIQAVTLQPKSAEYHLALGVLLLRNGYYEQVQQQYNKVVEITGSNIVAYDMMATALYQQGDVEGAIKIMQEATEKFPDNTDLRVKLATAYFQQGNATEGLKNLESLPPTILSDVNVVLKMGMLYEQNEDWDLALKAYQRASALDSESVIAQGSIARILEATDNEMMAIVAYRRFVELAPQNPYGYHRLGLLLKERGRLAEGNEMLTKALNLYEARGNSQAIREIKPLL
- the lexA gene encoding repressor LexA, which encodes MERLTPAQQELYDWIVEYININKYSPSIREMMIAMNLRSPAPIQSRLERIKTKGYIDWLEGQARTIQVLRKQKGLPIFGTITAGGLVEPFTDETEKLDISATLMQPNCFALKVVGDSMIEDLITEGDYVIMKSTAVANEGQIVAARVEGHGTTLKRIYFNGEEVTLKASNSNYEPIKVPLSAVEIQGTLFAVYRLGIR